The genomic DNA CCGCCATGCCCAGGTAGTGCATGCTGGCGACGCCGAGACCGGTGGTGAGGCCCCCGAGGAAGAGCGCCCGGGCGCGGTCCCGGCCGTAGCCGACGGCGAAGACCCCGGTGCCGACGACGACCATGGCGACCAGCAGGCTGAGAATGGTCAGTGGCACGTTGTAGCGGATCTCGGTGCCGCTGACGCTGAAGCCGAGCATGGCCACGAAGTGCATGGTCCAGATGCCGGTGCCGATCGCGGAGGCCGCGGTGATCAGCCAGTTCCGGCGCGATCGCCCGGTGGCGCCGAGCGCGCGGACGGTGCAGCGCAGCCCGAGGGCTGCGCCGATGCAGGCCATCACATACGACAGCACGGGGGTCAGCCAGCCGAAGGCGGCGTGGTCCAGGTGTCCCATGGCCCAGGGACGCTAGTCCGCACAAGGGCGCACAAGGGGGGCGCATTTCGAAAGGTGTTGAAATATGACACAGAGAGGTACAGGAGCGACCGCCTCACGTTCGAACGTGCGCACAGCTTCGTACTCCGTGCCGGTGAGGGATCATGCGGTGCATGAGCGACGACCACACACACGTCCAGGAGTTCTTCGAGGCGCGGGCCGCCGACTGGGACAGCCGGTTCCCCGACGACGGGCCCGCGCACGCGGCCGCGGTCGCCGAGCTGGGGCTGCGCGAGGGCGACCGCGTGCTCGACGCGGGCTGCGGGACGGGACGCGCCCTGCCGTCGCTGCGTGCCGCCGTCGGGTCCTCCGGTGTGGTCGTCGGCGTCGATCTGACCCCGGCCATGCTGGCGGCCGCCGCACGGGCCGGCAGGGGACGCGACGGGCACCTCCTGCTCGCCGACGTGACCAGGCTGCCTCTGGGCACGGAATCACTCGACGCCGTGTTCGCGGCCGGTCTCATCGCCCATCTCCCCGAACCGGCGGAGAACCTGAGGGAGTTGGCGCGAGTGGTGCGAGCCGGCGGCACTCTCGCGCTCTTCCACCCGATCGGCCGGGCGGCGCTCGCGGCGCGCCAGGGGCGGCAGATCACCCCGGACGATCTTCGCGCGGAGGCCAACCTCGGCCCGCTGCTTGCCGGTTCCGGCTGGCGTATGACGTCGTACGTCGACGAGGACGCCCGGTTCCTGGCGCTGGCCGTACGCGTGAAGTGACACAGCCGTACGCGTGAGGTGACACATCAGGGCACGCCGACGACCTCTGCGGCAAAGGCGTCCGGGTTGTCGAACATGACGTTGTGGCCGGCGCCGGGCACGGTCACCACACGTACACCCGCCGCCTCCAGGTCCCGCCTGCCCTCGACTTCACCGCTCAGTTCGCCCTGGAGATAGACGCGGTCCGCGGTCATTCCTTCCAGGAGGCGGCGCATCGTGGGGGTCGTGCCGCGTGCGAGGTTCACCGCGGTGCGATGGAGGGCGCGCGGGTCGGCGAGTCGCATCGTCGCCGCCCAGGTGGGCCCGATCTTGTCCAGCACGCGCGCGTGGCCACCGTTGTCGACGTAGTCGGCCTCCTCGTACGAGGCGATGCCACTGCTGCCGGCCTTGACGGGAGGGTACGGATCGAGGTTGGCCTCGGACAGCACCAGTCGCGAGACGAGACCGGGTCGCCGGTGGGCCAGCACGATGGCGACCGCCCCGCCCATGCTGTGGGCGACGATCTCCGCCCCGCTCACCCCGGCCTCGTCCAGCGCGGCGGAGAGCGCGTCCGCGTGGTCCTCCAGGGTGTAGCCGTAGTCCGCGGGCCGGTCGCTGATGCCGTGTCCCGGGAGATCCACGAACAGCGTGCGGCGGCCGGCCATTTCGGGCCGCGCCGCGATGTGCGCGTGGTACACCGTCGAGGCCGAGCCCAGCCCGTGCACGTACACGCGTGCCGGTTCGAAGCCCGGCGTCTCCGTCCACCGGATCATGCTTCCCCTGCCGTCGAACTCAGCCTGCTTCATCGCCCTCTCCTTGCTTCCGCCATCGATTCCGTCGCCTTCAAGAGAGTACATCGGTTCCGATGTATAGATAGACCGATGTAGAGAAAAAGTGATGTAGGGAGGGAGCGATGTACAGCGAGAGTGAGGCAGAATGCGCAGCATGCTGGAGTTGGCCATCCTCGGATTTCTGTACGACGCGCCGCTGCACGGCTACGAGCTGCGCAAACGCATCACGGCCCTGACGGGGCACGTGCGACCCATCGCCGAGAGCACGCTGTATCCCGCGATCAAGCGGCTGGAGACGGCCGGTCTGCTGAAGCGGGCGACGGAGCCGGGCTCCGTGGCGGCCCCGCGTCACGTCCTCACACTCACCGAGGACGGCAGGCGCGAG from Streptomyces avermitilis MA-4680 = NBRC 14893 includes the following:
- a CDS encoding MHYT domain-containing protein, with amino-acid sequence MGHLDHAAFGWLTPVLSYVMACIGAALGLRCTVRALGATGRSRRNWLITAASAIGTGIWTMHFVAMLGFSVSGTEIRYNVPLTILSLLVAMVVVGTGVFAVGYGRDRARALFLGGLTTGLGVASMHYLGMAALRLHGVVHYDPVLVGLSVLIAVVAATAALWAALNIQSPIAVAVASLVMGVAVSSMHYTGMIAVRVRVSPAGEVLPGATAMQFIFPLAVGLGSYLFLTSAFVALSPTAGEREASASAQQPVESVAR
- a CDS encoding class I SAM-dependent methyltransferase; this encodes MSDDHTHVQEFFEARAADWDSRFPDDGPAHAAAVAELGLREGDRVLDAGCGTGRALPSLRAAVGSSGVVVGVDLTPAMLAAAARAGRGRDGHLLLADVTRLPLGTESLDAVFAAGLIAHLPEPAENLRELARVVRAGGTLALFHPIGRAALAARQGRQITPDDLRAEANLGPLLAGSGWRMTSYVDEDARFLALAVRVK
- a CDS encoding alpha/beta fold hydrolase, which codes for MKQAEFDGRGSMIRWTETPGFEPARVYVHGLGSASTVYHAHIAARPEMAGRRTLFVDLPGHGISDRPADYGYTLEDHADALSAALDEAGVSGAEIVAHSMGGAVAIVLAHRRPGLVSRLVLSEANLDPYPPVKAGSSGIASYEEADYVDNGGHARVLDKIGPTWAATMRLADPRALHRTAVNLARGTTPTMRRLLEGMTADRVYLQGELSGEVEGRRDLEAAGVRVVTVPGAGHNVMFDNPDAFAAEVVGVP